The genomic DNA GTGTACCACGATCCTCACCCCAAAAGGCCGAGCGTTTTCGATGACACGCTTGGATCAGCTGGCGCAACCTCGACGACGCAACGGTGAGCACATCAGCGCCATACTGGAACGCGAACGACGCCAAGCGCTGGAGCTTGAGAACCTGACCCGACTGTCACTCTCCTCATCGCGGTCGTCGCCGACCGGCAGCGGTGGCAACAGCAAGCGCATGTCGCGCAGCATGTCCCAGCTGGCCGGCAGTGGGGCCAAGTATCGGAACCAATCGCAGGACTCTAACTCGGGCCGCAGTCCCGGCTTTGGCGGTGGACGCAAATCATCGTTCCATTCGTCGTCCATGAACAGTGGCAGCACTTCGCCCATGCGTCGCAACGACACCTCCAAGAGTATGTCCCAGCTGAACACGGTTGGCGGCACGGCCCGCATCACCAAAACCGAGCGACTCCGGCAGCAGTaccaccatcagcaacagcagcagcttcagaGTCAGCTTCTGGTGACGAACGGTGGGTGTCTCAAGCGTCCTCAGTCTCGAATTTGCCTCGAAGCGGAGGCTTTTGTTGCGATTTATGGTGGGCATTCGACTATAAGTGGGAGCCTTAGCTACTGGGCGCTCTTCCAACATGTTCTTCTATTAATATTCGGGAACTCGCGCCGCGCCGCGCGTTGGGGAATACTAATcgacacacacagcaaactcCTGTTGCCTATCACTTTTTACGATTAATCCTGCTGCATCTGCTAGTAGGTGGTGGTTGTAAATGACCTTTTTTCCAATGTTCTTTCTTTACGAGTTTGGGAAGTTGTTCTAGCGGGAGATATCCGCTGGCGGGGTTCTTAACCTGCTGTGCCTCAGATTATGGTGTGTTGACAACACAATAACTCTCACACCCATACACATTTCCACCCATACCAACACAAGTAGTATAGAGTTAACAAACTGCAAAACGTACGAACGCCTGTACTATATTCTCTAACTCCAACTATTAACAATCGCTCAGATAGTTTTCTAAGCACTCAAATCCCCTAAGCAAACgacatcaaacacacactacTCTCGATCGTAACATTCTCATCTGCTTGGTAGTTTTGTGGAACTCTCATCGCCATTTCATTGTAAATCCATCATGGCTGCTAAGTGTATCTGCCTCTGCATCAATATGTGATACGTTCGCATCCTTTCGCATCGTTTTTATGGCTGCAACTGTACATACTACATacaactactactgctgctgctgctctagaATGTTCTCCAATACCTTTACAGTGTTATGGTTTTATGTTACAAACATTACCTATTACTCGCTAATATTAAACATTATCTGATTAGACAGACACGCCTCTCATCATTACCGTCATCTGATTATTCGATGttctcttcttttcttttcatcccCTTTGTCCTGTTCCAAACCTAACCCGATCCAATCTCCTTTTCGATTCGTTGTGTCACCATCCAACTCGTGCGACCACAAATATGGCCGCTCTCGAACGTGTGTGACacactgttgtttttttccacaTGTCACCTACGTTGGTCGTGTTCCGTGTACATTCCCCGCGTATATCCTTGTCTCCCGTCcgctgtatgtgtgcgtgcgtgtgtgtgtgtgcttggacGCGCGCGTCAATCAACGGGGCTTTTGGGAATGTTCCTGTTTTGCTGGACACACAATTCTGTGGGCGAAATGATGAACTGCGGCTTGGCTGACGTTTTTTCTGGTGCGTGATTCGATGGCTGATTCGATGAGCAGGTCTCCGTTCCGGCGAAATGACGCCTACCAGTCTGAACACTTCGCGGCCCGGAAGTGCAATGTCCAGCTCGACGACCGCGTCCGGTATCGTGTATCGACGAACCCTGCCAGCACAACGTAAACCACGACCGGCCAGTATCGCCGTTACGGGCGTTACGGCCTCTGGTTTGAAGGaaggtttgtgtgttttttgtttccgttaCTATAATCCTCTAATCTTCACGATATCTCGACCTGTAGTGCGCTCGCTCGCTGTAACACCGTTCCACCGTGTCATACGTTTGTaggattttgtgttttgtcAATAGGATCCTTGACTCTACTCGAAGTGTATAATTGCACATCAGCTGTAAAAATGTACAAATCATATAAGTGTCACTAGTCGCAACTTGTTGTTTAAAAGATTCCAGCTTAACTAATCAGTAAATTGCTGTCATACACGATAACTTGCTGCTTGCCAATCGTTCATAAGCGCACTACGCGTCGTCGTCGCACAGAACAGCGAAACTTCACAAAATTTCATTTACTACTAAAGACATTGCAAATACTACAACTTTTTACACTTCcaccgtcacacacacaccgaataGTAGTCTGAAGGTGggaaatttttttattaagagCAAATAATTTTTGAAGTGCGTTTTATATGATTTGCTTATGACTTTCGAACATCTGAAACTCAAAAGATTCAACTTACTCGTGCTGATAAATAAATCGACAGGAGCGCTTTATAGCTTAAAGcttttgcaattttttgaAACTACTAACACATTAACAAGGACGTAGTAGGTGCCCTGAAACGGTCTCGGAGCGGAGATCACGATCTCGCGCAATGCATTTCCAGCGCGGTAGGAAGTTTGCTTTATACTAAACACACTTATCCCTGCACAAAACTCATTCGCTGTGTTTCGGTTAACCATTTGCAGATAAGCCTCCACTCCCAAAGACAGGATCCGGTGCGTCGACCGGCAGCGGCGTTACAAGCGCGAGCAGCAAACATCGCTTGTCGAGCGCTGGGTCCGGCAGCATCAACACGACCCCTGCAAAATCAGCGTCCGGCATGGAAACGCCAACGAAAAAACCGCTGTCGATACACTCGGCGGAGAAACGGTCCGCAAGCGTGCGAGGCAGCACACCGAAAGCATCCTCGACGCCGCTACAATCTCCCGGGCCGGAGAAAGCATCACGCAGCTTGCAGGATTCGTTGAAGAAGGCGGCGGACGGTGGTGGTAAGAAGGCGCCAGCCAGCAGCGAAAAGCCCGCGACAACAAAGACCGCGACAGTTCCAAAGGAAGAGGTAGTTGCGGTGGAAGCAAAGCCGGATGCACCAGCTGCTCCGAAGGCGGAAGAACAGGTCGTCGAACCGGAAAAGGTTGTGGTGCGAGATGAATCTTCACAGCAAGCTTCATTGGTAGAGGTGGATCAATCATCATTCGGACAGGAGGAACaacctcagcagcagcaggaggaaGTAGTGGTCCCCGTACAGCAAGAAGCTCCGGCACCGGCGCTACCGACAGAGAGCTCTGAGGTACCGCAGCAGGTAGAAGTTGCGCCAGTTAAGGTGGTACCAACACCGGTGGTGGAGCAGGTCGTAGCGGAACCACAAGACGTCAGCGAACCCAAGATGCTCCCGGAGGAGGAAACGGTCGAGGTCATCAACGGCGGACTGACCGTTGATGTGGCCGGTGGTGCCGCCGATGCAATGACCGCTTCTATGATCGCCAAGCGCATCACTACCGAGGAGGAAGCAAAGGCTGCCCTGGCCGAACGTCGTCGTCTAGCACGCGAAGAAGCCGAACGGCAGGCCGAACTGGAGCGCAAGCGCATCGAGGCCGAAGAGCAGGCCGAACGGCAGCGTGTGCTGGAAGAGGAGGAACGCTTGCGCAAGCTTGAGGAGGAAACGATCCGGCTGGCCGAGGAGCAGCGCCGCATGGAGGAGGAACGGCTACAGCAGGCCATCGAGGAAGCACGCCGACGGGACGAAGAGGAACGCAAGCGTCGCGAGGAGGAAGCCCGGCAAAAGGCCGAACGGGAGGAGGCGGAGCGGAAGGCGCGCGAGGAAGCGGAACGGCAGCGCGTCGAGATGGCCGAGCGGCTGAAGAAGGAGGAGAAGGAACGCGAGGAACGCCGGAAGCGCGTTGAAGCAATCATGTCCCGCACCAGAGCAAAGGGAACGGCCAACAGTACGCCGACCAAGGTACGTTCCGTGGCACGCCCGTCGTGTGGAGGACGTGTGAGTAatatgttttccctttttttctgttccgtTTTTTAGAATAACGAAGACGACAAGGAAAATGCCATGTCCAAGAGTCAGATTGTACTTTCGTCCACGCCGGCTGCCCTACCTACCGGTACTGCCATGTCCGCATCTACCATATCGATGACCGATTCGTTTATTGCGTCCGAAATTCGGCAAGAGCaggcccagcagcagcagcagcagcagcagcagcaccagtcaCTAGAACAGGCCATGGAGTCGCTGTCGCtgagcaacaacaataacaacaatggcaacagcagcaatagcagtagtagcagcgaAACCCTAGCCCATAGTAGCACCATTAAcaacaccatcaacaacaacaacaacaacaacggtggCAGCAACATTCAGTTCGAAAAGTCCGTGGCGGAGAAGGAAAGCCTGCTACTGCTTGCGAGCAGTACCGCCGCCGGCGTGACCCTGGTGGCGAACAACAATCTCAACAACGGTAGCACCAGCAACGGTACCGGCGGGGCGGTGGTCGGATCGGAAGCCACGAACGGTGACTCGATCGTACCGACGACGAACGGCAAGACGGAACAGCAGTCGCCAGCGATGATGGCGAGCAGCAATGGCAGCAGTGCCACAGCCAACAGCACCTCGGACCTAATCATCGAGGATGCGCTGATGGGCCAAACCAACGGACACAAGAACGGCACCATGGACAATGTGTTGTAAGTATTGCCGGATATGTTTTGCCCCGTGTTTCGACGCTCTCAAATTGGGAATGGGCGTGGTTCGCCTTCGTTGGTTGCAGGTGAAaattccgctccgtgtccgcTCTCGTATTCTGTATGTGAAGCTTTGCTTTTGTGAGAACCATCGTGTCCTCTTTTGGCGGGAAACTGAACGAAAAATGGCTTAtacttttttgaaaaattcaaaatttgctACAAACAATGCTCACGTGTCAGGTTCGCTTAAGCAAAATGGTTGGCTCGGTTTTTGGATGGCGGATTTGTTGGCATCCTTTATGTCCGCGCTTGCTGTGGGAGAACATGGTTGAAGTAACGGCCATTAACTTTAATCGTCTGTAATTCTTTCCTATTTTAGATTTACACGCGTTTCCGACATCTGATTGTAATAAAGGTGGAAGGAAACCGCCCGTACCTAGCAAACCGCCGAGATGATtatagccacacacacacaaagtttCCCTTTTAACTTGAGCCCCCTACCAACTACCATCTATATGTAATTTTGGGTTGTGACCCGTGATCACACAGTACCGCGCGGGAATAAGAAATGAAATCCTTCCAATGGAATGGAATCCAGATCGATGAGCAAGAAGAAGGTACACTGATGTGAGCGGTTCTACGTTAGATGTTTCTTTCCCGCTTTCCGTTTTAGCTAATTGATGTTGAAATGCCCCTTTAAAGTGTTTTGGATGCTGTTAACGAGCAGAACCATAAATAAAACTGTGTCTTAAAGCATTTGCATTCGAACATCGTCGCAACACT from Anopheles stephensi strain Indian chromosome 2, UCI_ANSTEP_V1.0, whole genome shotgun sequence includes the following:
- the LOC118507611 gene encoding hyphally regulated cell wall protein 3 isoform X23, which translates into the protein MISVKRPSVSSHPSAHHHHHHHHQPHHHHHHHKQHHQLHSLQNGASSAGSVTSASLVTTTSANNNRLIRSRNQLSTGSEQQQDGKHQPQTHWNPQAGGGGFVSNGGLGIGTFGGVAGGQVNRPTGAASWTGTGSGCSIITNGGSLYYSSSNGGYGVSTATVNPKIRDIYEFDSLFLLPACALTSDKALNLRKDLAAYDFDIKILEDSPRGSHNVWQSGNRDATVQKQSRPSSANRDRLHEQSVAHTLHWFACVGEDSVDNGRNAEEMNYQRTVNRRKTDLMPTIPSPRDSSRSSLGTHTPRTPGRAFSMTRLDQLAQPRRRNGEHISAILERERRQALELENLTRLSLSSSRSSPTGSGGNSKRMSRSMSQLAGSGAKYRNQSQDSNSGRSPGFGGGRKSSFHSSSMNSGSTSPMRRNDTSKSMSQLNTVGGTARITKTERLRQQYHHQQQQQLQSQLLVTNGLRSGEMTPTSLNTSRPGSAMSSSTTASGIVYRRTLPAQRKPRPASIAVTGVTASGLKEDKPPLPKTGSGASTGSGVTSASSKHRLSSAGSGSINTTPAKSASGMETPTKKPLSIHSAEKRSASVRGSTPKASSTPLQSPGPEKASRSLQDSLKKAADGGGKKAPASSEKPATTKTATVPKEEVVAVEAKPDAPAAPKAEEQVVEPEKVVVRDESSQQASLVEVDQSSFGQEEQPQQQQEEVVVPVQQEAPAPALPTESSEVPQQVEVAPVKVVPTPVVEQVVAEPQDVSEPKMLPEEETVEVINGGLTVDVAGGAADAMTASMIAKRITTEEEAKAALAERRRLAREEAERQAELERKRIEAEEQAERQRVLEEEERLRKLEEETIRLAEEQRRMEEERLQQAIEEARRRDEEERKRREEEARQKAEREEAERKAREEAERQRVEMAERLKKEEKEREERRKRVEAIMSRTRAKGTANSTPTKNNEDDKENAMSKSQIVLSSTPAALPTGTAMSASTISMTDSFIASEIRQEQAQQQQQQQQQHQSLEQAMESLSLSNNNNNNGNSSNSSSSSETLAHSSTINNTINNNNNNNGGSNIQFEKSVAEKESLLLLASSTAAGVTLVANNNLNNGSTSNGTGGAVVGSEATNGDSIVPTTNGKTEQQSPAMMASSNGSSATANSTSDLIIEDALMGQTNGHKNGTMDNVFAVNDTLKPQTTGPMGLNDFHIPTNGDHHRHRDDSRLPSLADPNAEPSAEQQHSSFESSGTASTVVTTETTIVSADDAAANSCSNADPLIDFASFSTSEVSQPGLVELAGAGSDANFNPLAPLDVHNNDNNNSINPFFSSNYDGDAASGDHRATEAILFDLTLDNTSNGGGTTNTSSSPFFTNNNNNTNTSPPNNNNNNSTPSSWLVSATSDGQENRDLSLL
- the LOC118507611 gene encoding hyphally regulated cell wall protein 3 isoform X15; the protein is MADSTEEINQILNNKTQSPGTIEAGNRDATVQKQSRPSSANRDRLHEQSVAHTLHWFACVGEDSVDNGRNAEELQKEREERIKQMKERQNEERQKKLEELKAQALAAQKFREQKEEERRRRMDDLRRRESDRRSQVEERRRAIVEADNERREYILRKNQEREQRMETKRRNDRGSIQFAFGSSTPRMIDTSDSGMCSSFWAHRRATSITNVAYTGAALTRRSSERELTDSASKKRATSASGLDRSTDDQRRMSSSMYEVFNWTSTSECPRKLTFSLAAGPGINIDDPPTAAEYQPAAARNYASGKDDTAEMNYQRTVNRRKTDLMPTIPSPRDSSRSSLGTHTPRTPGRAFSMTRLDQLAQPRRRNGEHISAILERERRQALELENLTRLSLSSSRSSPTGSGGNSKRMSRSMSQLAGSGAKYRNQSQDSNSGRSPGFGGGRKSSFHSSSMNSGSTSPMRRNDTSKSMSQLNTVGGTARITKTERLRQQYHHQQQQQLQSQLLVTNGLRSGEMTPTSLNTSRPGSAMSSSTTASGIVYRRTLPAQRKPRPASIAVTGVTASGLKEDKPPLPKTGSGASTGSGVTSASSKHRLSSAGSGSINTTPAKSASGMETPTKKPLSIHSAEKRSASVRGSTPKASSTPLQSPGPEKASRSLQDSLKKAADGGGKKAPASSEKPATTKTATVPKEEVVAVEAKPDAPAAPKAEEQVVEPEKVVVRDESSQQASLVEVDQSSFGQEEQPQQQQEEVVVPVQQEAPAPALPTESSEVPQQVEVAPVKVVPTPVVEQVVAEPQDVSEPKMLPEEETVEVINGGLTVDVAGGAADAMTASMIAKRITTEEEAKAALAERRRLAREEAERQAELERKRIEAEEQAERQRVLEEEERLRKLEEETIRLAEEQRRMEEERLQQAIEEARRRDEEERKRREEEARQKAEREEAERKAREEAERQRVEMAERLKKEEKEREERRKRVEAIMSRTRAKGTANSTPTKNNEDDKENAMSKSQIVLSSTPAALPTGTAMSASTISMTDSFIASEIRQEQAQQQQQQQQQHQSLEQAMESLSLSNNNNNNGNSSNSSSSSETLAHSSTINNTINNNNNNNGGSNIQFEKSVAEKESLLLLASSTAAGVTLVANNNLNNGSTSNGTGGAVVGSEATNGDSIVPTTNGKTEQQSPAMMASSNGSSATANSTSDLIIEDALMGQTNGHKNGTMDNVFAVNDTLKPQTTGPMGLNDFHIPTNGDHHRHRDDSRLPSLADPNAEPSAEQQHSSFESSGTASTVVTTETTIVSADDAAANSCSNADPLIDFASFSTSEVSQPGLVELAGAGSDANFNPLAPLDVHNNDNNNSINPFFSSNYDGDAASGDHRATEAILFDLTLDNTSNGGGTTNTSSSPFFTNNNNNTNTSPPNNNNNNSTPSSWLVSATSDGQENRDLSLL
- the LOC118507611 gene encoding titin homolog isoform X18, translated to MISVKRPSVSSHPSAHHHHHHHHQPHHHHHHHKQHHQLHSLQNGASSAGSVTSASLVTTTSANNNRLIRSRNQLSTGSEQQQDGKHQPQTHWNPQAGGGGFVSNGGLGIGTFGGVAGGQVNRPTGAASWTGTGSGCSIITNGGSLYYSSSNGGYGVSTATVNPKIRDIYEFDSLFLLPACALTSDKALNLRKDLAAYDFDIKILEDSPRGSHNVWQSGNRDATVQKQSRPSSANRDRLHEQSVAHTLHWFACVGEDSVDNGRNAEELQKEREERIKQMKERQNEERQKKLEELKAQALAAQKFREQKEEERRRRMDDLRRRESDRRSQVEERRRAIVEADNERREYILRKNQEREQRMETKRRNDRGSIQFAFGSSTPRMIDTSDSGMCSSFWAHRRATSITNVAYTGAALTRRSSERELTDSASKKRATSASGLDRSTDDQRRMSSSMYEVFNWTSTSECPRKLTFSLAAGPGINIDDPPTAAEYQPAAARNYASGKDDTAEMNYQRTVNRRKTDLMPTIPSPRDSSRSSLGTHTPRTPGRAFSMTRLDQLAQPRRRNGEHISAILERERRQALELENLTRLSLSSSRSSPTGSGGNSKRMSRSMSQLAGSGAKYRNQSQDSNSGRSPGFGGGRKSSFHSSSMNSGSTSPMRRNDTSKSMSQLNTVGGTARITKTERLRQQYHHQQQQQLQSQLLVTNGLRSGEMTPTSLNTSRPGSAMSSSTTASGIVYRRTLPAQRKPRPASIAVTGVTASGLKEDKPPLPKTGSGASTGSGVTSASSKHRLSSAGSGSINTTPAKSASGMETPTKKPLSIHSAEKRSASVRGSTPKASSTPLQSPGPEKASRSLQDSLKKAADGGGKKAPASSEKPATTKTATVPKEEVVAVEAKPDAPAAPKAEEQVVEPEKVVVRDESSQQASLVEVDQSSFGQEEQPQQQQEEVVVPVQQEAPAPALPTESSEVPQQVEVAPVKVVPTPVVEQVVAEPQDVSEPKMLPEEETVEVINGGLTVDVAGGAADAMTASMIAKRITTEEEAKAALAERRRLAREEAERQAELERKRIEAEEQAERQRVLEEEERLRKLEEETIRLAEEQRRMEEERLQQAIEEARRRDEEERKRREEEARQKAEREEAERKAREEAERQRVEMAERLKKEEKEREERRKRVEAIMSRTRAKGTANSTPTKNNEDDKENAMSKSQIVLSSTPAALPTGTAMSASTISMTDSFIASEIRQEQAQQQQQQQQQHQSLEQAMESLSLSNNNNNNGNSSNSSSSSETLAHSSTINNTINNNNNNNGGSNIQFEKSVAEKESLLLLASSTAAGVTLVANNNLNNGSTSNGTGGAVVGSEATNGDSIVPTTNGKTEQQSPAMMASSNGSSATANSTSDLIIEDALMGQTNGHKNGTMDNVLLVALVNE
- the LOC118507611 gene encoding hyphally regulated cell wall protein 3 isoform X21, whose amino-acid sequence is MADSTEEINQILNNKTQSPGTIEAGNRDATVQKQSRPSSANRELQKEREERIKQMKERQNEERQKKLEELKAQALAAQKFREQKEEERRRRMDDLRRRESDRRSQVEERRRAIVEADNERREYILRKNQEREQRMETKRRNDRGSIQFAFGSSTPRMIDTSDSGMCSSFWAHRRATSITNVAYTGAALTRRSSERELTDSASKKRATSASGLDRSTDDQRRMSSSMYEVFNWTSTSECPRKLTFSLAAGPGINIDDPPTAAEYQPAAARNYASGKDDTAEMNYQRTVNRRKTDLMPTIPSPRDSSRSSLGTHTPRTPGRAFSMTRLDQLAQPRRRNGEHISAILERERRQALELENLTRLSLSSSRSSPTGSGGNSKRMSRSMSQLAGSGAKYRNQSQDSNSGRSPGFGGGRKSSFHSSSMNSGSTSPMRRNDTSKSMSQLNTVGGTARITKTERLRQQYHHQQQQQLQSQLLVTNGLRSGEMTPTSLNTSRPGSAMSSSTTASGIVYRRTLPAQRKPRPASIAVTGVTASGLKEDKPPLPKTGSGASTGSGVTSASSKHRLSSAGSGSINTTPAKSASGMETPTKKPLSIHSAEKRSASVRGSTPKASSTPLQSPGPEKASRSLQDSLKKAADGGGKKAPASSEKPATTKTATVPKEEVVAVEAKPDAPAAPKAEEQVVEPEKVVVRDESSQQASLVEVDQSSFGQEEQPQQQQEEVVVPVQQEAPAPALPTESSEVPQQVEVAPVKVVPTPVVEQVVAEPQDVSEPKMLPEEETVEVINGGLTVDVAGGAADAMTASMIAKRITTEEEAKAALAERRRLAREEAERQAELERKRIEAEEQAERQRVLEEEERLRKLEEETIRLAEEQRRMEEERLQQAIEEARRRDEEERKRREEEARQKAEREEAERKAREEAERQRVEMAERLKKEEKEREERRKRVEAIMSRTRAKGTANSTPTKNNEDDKENAMSKSQIVLSSTPAALPTGTAMSASTISMTDSFIASEIRQEQAQQQQQQQQQHQSLEQAMESLSLSNNNNNNGNSSNSSSSSETLAHSSTINNTINNNNNNNGGSNIQFEKSVAEKESLLLLASSTAAGVTLVANNNLNNGSTSNGTGGAVVGSEATNGDSIVPTTNGKTEQQSPAMMASSNGSSATANSTSDLIIEDALMGQTNGHKNGTMDNVFAVNDTLKPQTTGPMGLNDFHIPTNGDHHRHRDDSRLPSLADPNAEPSAEQQHSSFESSGTASTVVTTETTIVSADDAAANSCSNADPLIDFASFSTSEVSQPGLVELAGAGSDANFNPLAPLDVHNNDNNNSINPFFSSNYDGDAASGDHRATEAILFDLTLDNTSNGGGTTNTSSSPFFTNNNNNTNTSPPNNNNNNSTPSSWLVSATSDGQENRDLSLL
- the LOC118507611 gene encoding hyphally regulated cell wall protein 3 isoform X17, whose translation is MADSTEEINQILNNKTQSPGTIEGKDPNACLSSSIFEATGNRDATVQKQSRPSSANRELQKEREERIKQMKERQNEERQKKLEELKAQALAAQKFREQKEEERRRRMDDLRRRESDRRSQVEERRRAIVEADNERREYILRKNQEREQRMETKRRNDRGSIQFAFGSSTPRMIDTSDSGMCSSFWAHRRATSITNVAYTGAALTRRSSERELTDSASKKRATSASGLDRSTDDQRRMSSSMYEVFNWTSTSECPRKLTFSLAAGPGINIDDPPTAAEYQPAAARNYASGKDDTAEMNYQRTVNRRKTDLMPTIPSPRDSSRSSLGTHTPRTPGRAFSMTRLDQLAQPRRRNGEHISAILERERRQALELENLTRLSLSSSRSSPTGSGGNSKRMSRSMSQLAGSGAKYRNQSQDSNSGRSPGFGGGRKSSFHSSSMNSGSTSPMRRNDTSKSMSQLNTVGGTARITKTERLRQQYHHQQQQQLQSQLLVTNGLRSGEMTPTSLNTSRPGSAMSSSTTASGIVYRRTLPAQRKPRPASIAVTGVTASGLKEDKPPLPKTGSGASTGSGVTSASSKHRLSSAGSGSINTTPAKSASGMETPTKKPLSIHSAEKRSASVRGSTPKASSTPLQSPGPEKASRSLQDSLKKAADGGGKKAPASSEKPATTKTATVPKEEVVAVEAKPDAPAAPKAEEQVVEPEKVVVRDESSQQASLVEVDQSSFGQEEQPQQQQEEVVVPVQQEAPAPALPTESSEVPQQVEVAPVKVVPTPVVEQVVAEPQDVSEPKMLPEEETVEVINGGLTVDVAGGAADAMTASMIAKRITTEEEAKAALAERRRLAREEAERQAELERKRIEAEEQAERQRVLEEEERLRKLEEETIRLAEEQRRMEEERLQQAIEEARRRDEEERKRREEEARQKAEREEAERKAREEAERQRVEMAERLKKEEKEREERRKRVEAIMSRTRAKGTANSTPTKNNEDDKENAMSKSQIVLSSTPAALPTGTAMSASTISMTDSFIASEIRQEQAQQQQQQQQQHQSLEQAMESLSLSNNNNNNGNSSNSSSSSETLAHSSTINNTINNNNNNNGGSNIQFEKSVAEKESLLLLASSTAAGVTLVANNNLNNGSTSNGTGGAVVGSEATNGDSIVPTTNGKTEQQSPAMMASSNGSSATANSTSDLIIEDALMGQTNGHKNGTMDNVFAVNDTLKPQTTGPMGLNDFHIPTNGDHHRHRDDSRLPSLADPNAEPSAEQQHSSFESSGTASTVVTTETTIVSADDAAANSCSNADPLIDFASFSTSEVSQPGLVELAGAGSDANFNPLAPLDVHNNDNNNSINPFFSSNYDGDAASGDHRATEAILFDLTLDNTSNGGGTTNTSSSPFFTNNNNNTNTSPPNNNNNNSTPSSWLVSATSDGQENRDLSLL
- the LOC118507611 gene encoding hyphally regulated cell wall protein 3 isoform X1, with the translated sequence MISVKRPSVSSHPSAHHHHHHHHQPHHHHHHHKQHHQLHSLQNGASSAGSVTSASLVTTTSANNNRLIRSRNQLSTGSEQQQDGKHQPQTHWNPQAGGGGFVSNGGLGIGTFGGVAGGQVNRPTGAASWTGTGSGCSIITNGGSLYYSSSNGGYGVSTATVNPKIRDIYEFDSLFLLPACALTSDKALNLRKDLAAYDFDIKILEDSPRGSHNVWQSGNRDATVQKQSRPSSANRDRLHEQSVAHTLHWFACVGEDSVDNGRNAEELQKEREERIKQMKERQNEERQKKLEELKAQALAAQKFREQKEEERRRRMDDLRRRESDRRSQVEERRRAIVEADNERREYILRKNQEREQRMETKRRNDRGSIQFAFGSSTPRMIDTSDSGMCSSFWAHRRATSITNVAYTGAALTRRSSERELTDSASKKRATSASGLDRSTDDQRRMSSSMYEVFNWTSTSECPRKLTFSLAAGPGINIDDPPTAAEYQPAAARNYASGKDDTAEMNYQRTVNRRKTDLMPTIPSPRDSSRSSLGTHTPRTPGRAFSMTRLDQLAQPRRRNGEHISAILERERRQALELENLTRLSLSSSRSSPTGSGGNSKRMSRSMSQLAGSGAKYRNQSQDSNSGRSPGFGGGRKSSFHSSSMNSGSTSPMRRNDTSKSMSQLNTVGGTARITKTERLRQQYHHQQQQQLQSQLLVTNGLRSGEMTPTSLNTSRPGSAMSSSTTASGIVYRRTLPAQRKPRPASIAVTGVTASGLKEDKPPLPKTGSGASTGSGVTSASSKHRLSSAGSGSINTTPAKSASGMETPTKKPLSIHSAEKRSASVRGSTPKASSTPLQSPGPEKASRSLQDSLKKAADGGGKKAPASSEKPATTKTATVPKEEVVAVEAKPDAPAAPKAEEQVVEPEKVVVRDESSQQASLVEVDQSSFGQEEQPQQQQEEVVVPVQQEAPAPALPTESSEVPQQVEVAPVKVVPTPVVEQVVAEPQDVSEPKMLPEEETVEVINGGLTVDVAGGAADAMTASMIAKRITTEEEAKAALAERRRLAREEAERQAELERKRIEAEEQAERQRVLEEEERLRKLEEETIRLAEEQRRMEEERLQQAIEEARRRDEEERKRREEEARQKAEREEAERKAREEAERQRVEMAERLKKEEKEREERRKRVEAIMSRTRAKGTANSTPTKNNEDDKENAMSKSQIVLSSTPAALPTGTAMSASTISMTDSFIASEIRQEQAQQQQQQQQQHQSLEQAMESLSLSNNNNNNGNSSNSSSSSETLAHSSTINNTINNNNNNNGGSNIQFEKSVAEKESLLLLASSTAAGVTLVANNNLNNGSTSNGTGGAVVGSEATNGDSIVPTTNGKTEQQSPAMMASSNGSSATANSTSDLIIEDALMGQTNGHKNGTMDNVFAVNDTLKPQTTGPMGLNDFHIPTNGDHHRHRDDSRLPSLADPNAEPSAEQQHSSFESSGTASTVVTTETTIVSADDAAANSCSNADPLIDFASFSTSEVSQPGLVELAGAGSDANFNPLAPLDVHNNDNNNSINPFFSSNYDGDAASGDHRATEAILFDLTLDNTSNGGGTTNTSSSPFFTNNNNNTNTSPPNNNNNNSTPSSWLVSATSDGQENRDLSLL